From Theileria orientalis strain Shintoku DNA, chromosome 4, complete genome, the proteins below share one genomic window:
- a CDS encoding DEAD-box family ATP-dependent helicase: MSDTSEDAVSSSRDDNLNSKQELSESQQNGNSDYFSNVLFTDLEISEPILRALAEHEFVKTTEIQAKCIPPLLQGKDVLGKAKTGSGKTLAFLIPLAEVLFQVKFMPRNGTGGLIISPTRELSLQIFEVAKDVCKYLPQTLGLVMGGANRKQEADKLVRGVNILIATPGRLLDHMQNTKGFIYKNLLVFVIDEADRILEIGFEEEINQIIKMLPKNRQTSLFSATHTSNVDDLARLSLKSPVFLQASADDSATVVGLEQGYVVCEAENRFMLLFTFLKKNLDKKIMVFFSSCNSVKFHDELLNYVDIPVKSIHGRKKQSHRLTTYYSFCKATKGFLLCTDVAARGLDIPKVDWIVQYDPPDDPKDYIHRVGRTARGADGKGKAILFLMPEELGFLHYLKSMNVKISKYDFNLSKIANVQMQLEKLIEKNYYLNSSSKQAYRSYLHAYMSHSLKNIFNVHSLDLKRVARAFGFSVPPKVDLNTKPSNRSKSRLMKRHPHKRDN, translated from the exons ATGAGTGATACTTCTGAAGATGCTGTGTCATCTTCTAGAGATGACAATTTGAATTCGAAGCAGGAATTAAGTGAGTCTCAGCAGAATGGAAACTCAGACTATTTTTCCAACGTGCTTTTTACCGATCTTGAAATTTCTGAGCCCATTTTGAGGGCTTTGGCTGAACACGAGTTTGTCAAAACAACTGAGATTCAAGCTAAGTGTATTCCCCCGCTTTTGCAGGGCAAGGACGTTTTGGGAAAGGCGAAAACAG GCTCTGGAAAGACGCTCGCCTTCCTGATTCCACTGGCAGAAGTCCTGTTTCAGGTTAAATTTATGCCGAGAAATGGCACCGGCGGCCTCATCATCTCCCCAACGAGGGAGCTTAGCCTTCAGATATTCGAAGTTGCGAAGGACGTCTGCAAATATCTGCCTCAGACTCTGGGCCTGGTCATGGGAGGCGCCAACAGGAAGCAGGAGGCCGACAAGCTCGTCAGAGGcgtgaatattttaatcgCAACCCCCGGCCGTCTACTCGACCACATGCAGAACACCAAGGGGTTCATCTACAAGAACCTGCTCGTCTTTGTCATTGACGAGGCCGATAGGATCCTAGAAATTGGATTTGAGGAGGAGATTAaccaaattattaaaatgttgcCGAAAAACAGGCAAACTTCGCTCTTTTCAGCCACTCACACTTCAAACGTCGACGACCTCGCTCGTTTGTCTCTGAAATCGCCTGTTTTCCTCCAG gCATCTGCTGACGATAGCGCCACTGTGGTCGGTTTGGAACAGGGTTACGTTGTTTGCGAGGCTGAGAACAGATTCATGTTGCTCTTCACGTTTTTGAAGAAGAACCTCGACAAGAAGATAATGGttttcttcagcagctgcaaCTCCGTCAAGTTCCACGACGAGCTTCTCAACTACGTTGACATACCTGTCAAGTCCATTCATGGGCGCAAGAAACAATCGCACCGACTCACCACCTATTACTCGTTCTGCAAGGCCACC AAAGGCTTTTTGCTTTGTACTGATGTTGCTGCAAGGGGTCTCGATATTCCCAAG gtCGATTGGATTGTTCAGTACGACCCTCCTGATGACCCTAAGGACTACATTCACCGTGTCGGGAGGACTGCTCGTGGCGCTGACGGCAAGGGCAAGGCCATTCTGTTTCTGATGCCCGAGGAGCTCGGCTTTCTCCACTACCTCAAGTCCATGAACGTGAAGATAAGCAAGTACGACTTCAACCTCAGCAAGATTGCTAACGTGCAGATGCAGTTGGAGAAGCTGATTGAGAAGAACTACTACTTGAACAGCTCCTCAAAGCAGGCTTACCGCTCGTACCTCCAC GCCTACATGTCTCACAGTCTCAAGAACATCTTCAACGTTCACTCGCTCGACTTGAAGCGTGTCGCTCGGGCTTTCGGGTTCTCCGTCCCACCCAAGGTCGACCTAAACACCAAGCCTTCCAACCGTAGCAAGAGCCGTCTCATGAAGCGGCATCCGCACAAGAGGGataattaa
- a CDS encoding serine/threonine kinase — translation MTGGSSLRGYSIGSTLGVGSFAKVKLGVHKSSGRKVAIKIIDKARMSSMGVMGKLSREISAINGLYHPNIIHLYDLIDTPDTVFLIMEYVDGGELFDYVLQRNKLGEVDAIRIFRQIISAVNFCHKRMLCHRDLKPENILMDKYMNIKIGDFGLSNFMRDGECLKTPCGSPNYASPEVICGKPYAGPEVDIWSCGIILYVLLCGSLPFDDDEIPALFGKIKLGKFYIPGHVTNDARWLLMRMLDVDPQTRITMQELLMHPWLRGCDMIYVHHEWESQGRQSHTFSADIIEFLEQTFTVDPYNPHNMVVEAPKTTVFTLNQNMQRWKLGVSGIKSEFRCINKLCSYLFNRSYVWKFRPGFRMFIKHSDNKLNFVMQLYKLRYKTYLLDVQLHSGPLLGEFSDVKTECRVFSRGATNAQRP, via the exons ATGACGGGAGGGAGCTCATTGAGAGGATATTCAATAGGCTCGACACTTGGTGTTGGTTCATTTGCCAAAGTTAAGC TTGGGGTCCACAAGAGTTCGGGAAGGAAGGTAGCAATTAAGATCATCGACAAGGCCAGGATGTCGTCAATGGGAGTAATGGGAAAACTCTCAAGAGAGATCAGCGCAATCAACGGACTTTATCACCCGAACATAATACACCTATACGACCTAATCGACACACCGGATACAGTTTTTCTAATCATGGAATACGTGGACG GAGGAGAGCTGTTCGACTACGTGTTGCAGAGAAATAAGCTGGGCGAGGTGGACGCAATAAGAATTTTTAGACAAATAATCTCAGCAGTCAACTTCTGCCACAAGAGAATG CTGTGCCACAGAGACCTGAAGCCCGAAAACATTCTGATGGACAAATACATGAACATAAAAATCGGAGACTTTGGCCTGTCAAATTTCATGAG GGACGGAGAGTGCCTTAAAACGCCCTGTGGCTCTCCGAACTACGCCTCTCCAGAAGTGATATGCGGAAAGCCATACGCAGGGCCGGAGGTGGACATATGGTCCTGCGGAATCATTCTGTATGTGCTGCTGTGCGGAAGCCTCCCgttcgacgacgacgaaaTACCAGCACTGTTTGGAAAAATAAAGCTGG GGAAGTTTTACATCCCAGGCCACGTCACGAATGACGCACGCTGGTTGCTGATGAGGATGTTGGACGTGGACCCACAGACAAGGATAACGATGCAGGAATTGCT GATGCACCCGTGGTTGAGAGGGTGCGACATGATATATGTGCATCACGAGTGGGAGTCGCAGGGAAGGCAGTCGCACACGTTCTCCGCTGACATTATAGAGTTCCTGGAGCAGACGTTCACGGTCGACCCATATAACCCGCACAACATGGTGGTCGAGGCCCCGAAGACGACAGTGTTCACACTCAACCAAAATATGCAGCGCTGGAAGTTGGGAGTCTCAGGGATCAAGTCTGAGTTCAGATGCATCAACAAG CTGTGCTCTTATTTGTTTAACCGGTCGTACGTGTGGAAGTTCAGGCCAGGCTTCAGAATGTTCATAAAGCACTCGGATAACAAACTCAATTTTGTAATGCAGTTATATAAACTGAGATATAAGACGTACCTGCTGGACGTGCAGCTACACTCAGGGCCACTATTAGGTGAGTTTAGTGATGTAAAGACAGAATGTAGAGTGTTTTCACGAGGCGCAACGAATGCTCAGCGACCTTAA
- a CDS encoding Plasmodium falciparum CPW-WPC repeat containing protein yields MGKLSENVDNVVEAYGEEDKSDDSETPETPEEKKKRKIAKKFGEVYKKELERAQKVVDKQYSKYVKGRFESLDLMEYATEQLKRFWFTGQCRRNYDQKCPKGWVEYNGSCKAPGDYRGLCNDLKDFTGMGPEEKENFAWRCEAEWPCINGSEQNLKIKLTEKPIFEGVECPFEWAPISETLCLAPKENTTSSGDLRWRRASTKKLNSEKTAEQFEQNKISGIIDDGIIRII; encoded by the exons ATGGGCAAACTATCGGAAAACGTAGATAATGTTGTTGAAGCCTACGGAGAAGAGGATAAATCAGATGACTCAGAAACTCCAGAAACGccagaagaaaaaaag aagaggaaaatagCTAAGAAGTTCGGAGAGgtgtataaaaaggaattaGAAAGG gCTCAGAAAGTGGTTGATAAGCAATACagtaaatatgttaaaGGAAGATTCGAATCACTAG ATTTGATGGAGTATGCAACGGAACAGTTGAAGCGATTCTG GTTCACTGGCCAGTGCAG GAGAAACTATGATCAAAAGTGTCCAAAAG GATGGGTTGAATATAACGGCTCCTGTAAGGCACCGGGAGATTACAGAGGCCt GTGTAACGACTTAAAGGATTTTACGGGAATGGGACccgaggagaaggaaaatTTTGCATGGAG GTGTGAAGCTGAATGGCCATGTATAAACGGTAGtgaacaaaatttaaaaatcaaattaacAGAAAAACCGATTTTCGAGGGAGTTGAGTGTCCTTTCGAGTGGGCGCCAATATCGGAAACGCTGTGTCTAGCACCGAAG GAAAACACAACTTCCTCAGGTGATCTCAGATGGAGGCGAGCATCAACGAAGAAGCTCAACTCGGAGAAAACGGCTGAGCAGTTTGagcaaaataaaataagtggCATCATAGACGATGGAATAATAAGAATAATTTAA